A region from the Arvicola amphibius chromosome 12, mArvAmp1.2, whole genome shotgun sequence genome encodes:
- the Iglon5 gene encoding igLON family member 5: protein MAVLYVPASMEGQGLTACGSGFTQIPAATMAKALCSLQPSVAPLSDKLMVPVQDGFWRPGGRLWPGGGRGKGRATVTKASPSNEQFPPGPASAAPRLPLLAGLPARQRHPPPQVCSSSGRLVAPPQPPPPAPAAPRAGAAAGGVPLPLPLSPRLARPDRPLPSPSAPPRCPPPAPGARLRLLAAAALAGLAVISRGLLSQSLEFSSPADNYTVCEGDNATLSCFIDEHVTRVAWLNRSNILYAGNDRWTSDPRVRLLINTPEEFSILITQVGLGDEGLYTCSFQTRHQPYTTQVYLIVHVPARIVNISSPVAVNEGGNVNLLCLAVGRPEPTVTWRQLRDGFTSEGEILEISDIQRGQAGEYECITHNGVNSAPDSRRVLVTVNYPPTITDVTSARTALGRAALLRCEAMAVPPADFQWYKDDRLLSSGSAEGLKVQTERTRSMLLFANVSARHYGNYTCRAANRLGASSASMRLLRPGSLENSAPRPPGPLTLLSALGWLWWRM from the exons ATGGCAGTCCTATATGTGCCTGCCAGCATGGAGGGGCAGGGTTTAACTGCATGTGGGTCTGGATTTACTCAGATCCCTGCAGCGACCATGGCAAAGGCCCTGTGTAGCCTCCAGCCTAGCGTTGCCCCACTTTCAGACAAGCTGATGGTGCCCGTTCAGGACG GATTCTGGAGACCTGGAGGACGCCTGTGGCCCGGGGGAGGGCGGGGGAAGGGCCGGGCCACAGTAACAAAGGCCTCTCCCTCCAACGAGCAATTCCCCCCCGGCCCCGCCTCCGCGGCCCCCCGCTTGCCCTTATTGGCCGGTCTCCCTGCCCGTCAGCGCCACCCCCCTCCCCAGGTCTGCAGCAGCTCAGGCCGCCTCGTCGCGCccccccagccccctccccccgcccccgccgcccccCGGGCCGGTGCAGCCGCAGGCGGggtcccccttcccctccccctctcccccaggcTCGCGCGCCCCGaccgccccctcccctccccttccgcGCCGCCGCGATGCCCCCCCCCTGCGCCCGGGGCCCGGCTCCGGCTCCTCGCCGCCGCCGCCCTGGCCGGTCTGGCCGTCATCAGCCGAG GGCTGCTGTCCCAGAGCCTGGAATTCAGCTCACCTGCAGACAACTACACAGTGTGTGAAGGTGACAACGCCACCCTCAG CTGCTTCATTGATGAGCATGTGACCAGAGTGGCCTGGCTGAACCGCTCCAACATCCTGTATGCAGGAAATGACCGCTGGACCAGTGACCCCCGGGTGCGGCTGCTCATCAACACCCCTGAAGAGTTCTCAATCCTCATCACCCAGGTGGGGCTTGGTGATGAGGGCCTCTACACCTGCTCCTTCCAGACCCGCCACCAGCCCTACACCACTCAGGTCTACCTCATCGTCCATG tcCCTGCCCGCATTGTGAACATCTCCTCCCCTGTGGCTGTCAATGAAGGGGGCAATGTGAACCTTCTCTGCCTGGCTGTGGGAAGGCCAGAGCCCACTGTCACCTGGAGACAGCTCCGAG ACGGCTTCACCTCAGAGGGCGAGATTCTGGAAATCTCCGACATCCAGCGGGGCCAGGCTGGGGAATACGAATGCATTACTCACAACGGGGTGAACTCGGCGCCTGACAGCCGCCGTGTGCTGGTCACAGTAAATT ATCCCCCTACTATCACCGACGTGACCAGCGCGCGAACCGCCCTGGGCCGGGCTGCCCTTCTACGTTGCGAAGCCATGGCCGTGCCGCCTGCAGATTTCCAGTGGTACAAGGATGACAGGCT GCTAAGCAGCGGCTCGGCGGAGGGTCTCAAAGTGCAGACGGAGCGCACCCGCTCCATGCTTCTCTTCGCCAACGTGAGCGCTAGGCACTATGGCAACTACACCTGTCGAGCAGCCAACCGACTTGGAGCGTCCAGCGCCTCCATGCGGCTCCTGC GCCCAGGATCCCTGGAGAACTCAGCTCCAAGGCCCCCGGGGCCCTTGACCCTCCTCTCCGCCCTGGGCTGGCTGTGGTGGAGAATGTAG